The genomic region TTTGAGAAGGGTGGCGACATGCCTGTTTCATCATGAGTATGAATGTTTGAATTTGAATGAACTGGGTAATGTTGAGGTTGATGGCATCTTGCTTGTCTGCAAGCCTCTTTTTACAAGCTGTATGTGGACAGTGGACTGCATAATGTCTGTCCAGTCCAGCACACTGACGGAAATGAAGCTGGATTCAGAAACAAGAACCAGCAGGAACTCTCGGTTGTCAGCGCGCCGTCGAGGCCAGCTCCTCCCTGAACTGGGTGATGGTGGCTTCGACGATGGCGTGGGCGGGCACGGTGGCGTCGACTACGGTGATCCCCTCCGCCGCGTCGATCTCGAGCAGGTCCAGCTGGCTCCGCACCAGGCTCGCCGGCATGAAGTGGTCCCCTTCCGCCGCCCTCCGCTCCACTCGCTCGGCGATCACCTCCGCCGACGCCTCCAGGCACACGAACTTCACCCTGCAGGACCCGTAGCTCCCTGGCTTGTAGTTCCGATCACCTTCTCGGAGCACCTCCCTGTACCCTAGCCGCAGCGCCGAGCAGCTGACGGCGACGTCCTCGCCGCGGCCCAGCCGGTCCCGGATGGCGTCGCGCAGCGACTCCAGCCACGGGAGGCGGTCCTCGTCGGTGAGCGGGACGCCCCTGCTCATCTTATCTGTTTCGTCACCGACAGGGGAGGAGCAGACAAGTTGAGAGTTTGGTTTCAGCTGAAGAAGCTTTCAGAGATGCACTGCAGTCTGCAGGTAGTACCTTTGTTTGTCTGGGAGTGGTAGTCGTCCGCCTCGACGAAGCCGCAGCCCAGCGCCTCCGCGAGCATCGCCGCCACGGTCCTGCGGCAGAACAGAAAATTGGCATCAGAGCTGAGCAGAGGGCAGCTACTGCTCGGCTGCTCCCCATGTTGGCATGTTCTCTTGTTCAGTATTGTGAGAGCAAGCAGTAAGAGTAAGAGGGGATGATTGCTGAAATGAAATGAAATCTTACGATTTGCCGCAGCCGCTGACCCCCATGACCACGATGGCCAGACCTACAACCACAAACGACTCAGCAAGGTGCGGCGAAATTACAAATTGGCAGCAGGAGGCTGGCCGGCCGGATCGGCTCTGCCCCCGCCCCCAAGCAATTTCTTGGAGAGAGAGCGGTGAGCTGAGCTGTACCTGGATCTGGGCGGAGGAGGTCAGGGCCGGCCATGCCGCTCCTCCCTCCGGCGGTCTCTCCGACGCTTC from Triticum aestivum cultivar Chinese Spring chromosome 4A, IWGSC CS RefSeq v2.1, whole genome shotgun sequence harbors:
- the LOC123088329 gene encoding gluconokinase-like isoform X2, translated to MAGPDLLRPDPGLAIVVMGVSGCGKSTVAAMLAEALGCGFVEADDYHSQTNKDKMSRGVPLTDEDRLPWLESLRDAIRDRLGRGEDVAVSCSALRLGYREVLREGDRNYKPGSYGSCRVKFVCLEASAEVIAERVERRAAEGDHFMPASLVRSQLDLLEIDAAEGITVVDATVPAHAIVEATITQFREELASTAR
- the LOC123088329 gene encoding gluconokinase-like isoform X1, giving the protein MAGPDLLRPDPGLAIVVMGVSGCGKSSDANFLFCRRTVAAMLAEALGCGFVEADDYHSQTNKDKMSRGVPLTDEDRLPWLESLRDAIRDRLGRGEDVAVSCSALRLGYREVLREGDRNYKPGSYGSCRVKFVCLEASAEVIAERVERRAAEGDHFMPASLVRSQLDLLEIDAAEGITVVDATVPAHAIVEATITQFREELASTAR